Within the Mycobacterium gordonae genome, the region ACCGGCGGCCGTGATGCCTGAGAACACGATGAAGCTCGCAAACGAACCGATGGCGAAGCGCTTAATGACGCGCGCGATCGAATGCTTACAGTCGAGCCTCAAGATTTGCTTCCTTAAACTGCCATCGACGTGAATTCGCCGAGCTGGTTTAGGTCTCAAACAGGTTACGAAACGATATCGACGTTTGTCCAAAGGGGGGAGTTAAGAAATTGGGTAGATTTATGTCATTTCTATGTGAGACAGGGATTCTGGCCGCCGTTGACCCTACACGACTCGCCGGGTCACCGCGCTAGCCGACGTATCACGGTCCCGCCGGATCGGCACCAGACGCAACCGCGGCGCCAGCCCGGCCTCGGCCAGCGCCTCCAACGCGACTTGTTCGTCGTACGAAAGGGTTTCGGGCACCCCGAGCAGAACACTCACTACGCACTCTCGGCATCCCGGCCCCCGGACCGCGCAATCGTCGCAGTCGATGACCACCGGCTCTCCTGGTCTGGCCGCTGCGCCACCGGTCCTTTCGGGTCCGCTGCTGTGTGCCATCTGGGTCGGTCCTCTCCGTAGTGCTCTATCCCAAGTCGAACTCCACCGCACGGTAATGGTGGCCACCGACAACGACACCCGGCGTGGGAACTGCCGGCTGTCAGTGCGGATGCCTAACGTCACCGCCATGAGTGCGACCGGTGGGACTCAACTCAGCTTCGCCGGGCTGGACGACTTGAGCGCCCCCGACGAATCGCAGCTGCGCGAGACCACCTTCGTCGTGGTCGACCTGGAAACCACCGGTGGCCGCGCCAAGGCTCGCGACGGTGCCGCGCCCGACGCAATCACGGAGATCGGCGCGGTCAAGGTGTGCGGCGGCGCGGTGCTCGGTGAATTCGCCACGTTGGTGGACCCGCAACGCAGCATCCCGCCCCAGATCGTCCGACTGACCGGGATCACCACGGCAATGGTGTGCGACGCCCCGACCATCGAGTCCGTCCTACCGATGTTCTTCGAGTTCGCCGGTGACTCGGTGCTGGTGGCACACAACGCCGGGTTCGACATCGGGTTCCTGCGAGCCGCTGCCGAACGGTGCCACATCAGGTGGCCGCGGTCCCGGGTGTTGTGCACGGTCCGGCTGGCACGACGGGTGCTGAGCCGGGAAGAAGCTCCCAGTGTGCGGTTGGCCGAGCTGGCGCGCATCTTCGCCGTCGCAACCCAGCCCACCCACCGCGCTCTCGACGACGCCCGCGCGACCGTCGACGTGTTGCACGCACTCATCGAACGAGTCGGCAACCAGGGCATCCACACCTACGCCGACTTGCGCTCGTACCTGCCGGATGTCACCCCTGCGCAGCGCCGCAAGCGGGTATTGGCCGACGGACTCCCCCAGCGGCCGGGCGTCTACCTGTTTCGCGGCCCCGCCGGCGAGGTGCTGTATGTCGGCACCGCGGTCGATCTGCGGCGGCGGGTCAGCCAATACTTCAACGGCACCGATCCGCGCAGCCGGATGAAGGAGATGGTCGGCCTCGCCGGCAGCGTGGACCATGTGGAATGCGCCCACGCGCTGGAAGCGGGGGTACGCGAACTCCGGCTGCTGGCCGCGCATGCTCCGCCGTACAACCGCCGCTCGAAGTTTCCCCACCGCTGGTGGTGGGTGGTGTTGACCGCTGAGGCTTTCCCGCGGTTCTCGGTGATCCGCAATCCGCGGCACGATCGGGCCATCGGCCCATTTCGCGCGCGCACTGACGCCGCCGACACCGCGGCACTGCTGGCTCGCTTCACCGGCGTGCGGACGTGCACCAGACGACTGGGACGCTCGGCTCTGCACGGTCCTGTCTGCCCCGAGGTGGAGCTCGCGCCCTGCCCCGCCGCCCGTGACGCCACAGCCGAGCAGTATTCCGAGACGGTGCGACGCGCCGAGGCGCTGGTCAACGGTGCGGACAGCTCCCCGCTAGCCGCGGCCGTCGACCAGGTGGCGGCGCTGGCCGAGCGTCACCACTACGAAAGCGCGGCCCGCCTGCGCGACCACATCGCCACCGCCGTCGAGGGCTTGTGGCGGGGCCAGCGCCTGCGAGCCCTGGCCGCGCTGCCCGAGCTGATCGCCGCGACGCCCGACGGTGCGGGCGGCTACCACTTTGCGGTCGTCCGGCACGGCCAACTCGCCGCGGCCGGTAGTGCCCGGCGCGGAGTGCCGCCGATGCCGGTGGTCGAGGCAATCGCAGCCGGAGCCCAGATCGTCCTGCCGACCCAGGCCCCGCTGGGTGGGGCCCTAGTGGAGGAAACGGCGCTCATCGCGCGCTGGCTTTGCGCACCCGGGGTCCGCATCGTCGCGGTGTCCTCGTCCGACGAGGCGGGCTGGGCGTCTCCGCTGCGCGGGGCGGGCACGTGGGCGGCATGGGCGGCCACCGCACGGTCGGCGCGGTTGGCCGGTCGCCAGGTCGACGCGCAGTCAGATCTGCTGGCCGAACCGCACCCATCGCGCGAGCAGGTGTTCGGCCGCGCCACTGTCGATCGCAGCGGCGGCCCGCTGCAACCCGTCCTCCCACGCCGGCAACCATTCAGCGCGGCTGGATAACCCCGCGTGGGCGACCAGTGCACCCGCGGCGTTGAGCACCACGGCGTCGCGCACCGGCCCAGGGGCCCCGGCCAGCACCGCTCGCACTTCAGCGGCGTTGGCCACAGCATCTCCGCCGCGCAGCTCGTCGAGCTCGGCGCGCGCGAACCCGAAACCCGCTGGATCGAACGTGAGCTTGTCCACGGTGCCGGCCTGCACCCGCCAGATCGTGCTCGTAGTGGTGGTAGTGAGCTCGTCGAGCCCGTCGTCACCGTGCACCACCAGCACACTGGAACGACGTGCAGCAAACACGCCGGCCATGACCTCGGCGAGGTCCGCAAACGCACAGCCGATCAACCCGGCCCGCGGCCTGGCCGGATTCGTCAGGGGTCCAAGGAGATTGAACACCGTCGGTATTCCGATCTCCCGGCGCGCCACGGATGCGTGCCGGTAGGACGGATGGAACTGGGGCGCGAAGCAAAAGCCGATCCCCACCTCGACGAGGCTGCGCGCGACCTCGTCGGGCTCTAGATCGATGCGTACCCCGAGGGCCTCAAGGGTGTCGGCGCCGCCGGACAACGAGGAAGCGGCCCGGTTACCGTGTTTGACCACCGGCACGCCTGCCGCCGCTACCACGATCGAGGCCATCGTGGACAGATTCACCGTGTTGACCCCATCGCCTCCGGTGCCGACGACGTCGACGGCGTCGTCGGGGATGGCACCCTCGGGCATTGGGCGGGCATGGTCAAGCATCACCCCGGCCAGTTCGCTGACTTCGTCGGACGTCGGGCCCTTCATCTTCATCGCCACGGCGAATGCGGCGATCTGGGCCGGCTGCGCGGCGCCGGTCATGATCTGGTTCATCGCCCAGGCGGCCTCACCGCGCCGCAAGTGCTGCCGGTCGGTCAAGCGCCCCAGCACCCGCGGCCACGACGGCGCGGCGGACGAGTAAGCCTCAAAGGACCCAGCCACGTCGCCGATGGTCCCACGAGAATCCCCTGCTCCCAACTGCGCTCCCCCACGGCCAGACTTCCCGGGCGACACGAAATCTCAGAAATTTGTGACCCGGGTAGTGTTCGACAACTACAAAGCGTCATACTTGCGGATGTGACGAGTGCTGTAGGGACCTCGGGTACCGCGATTACGTCGCGAGTCCATTCGCTGAACCGCCCCAACATGGTCAGTGTTGGCACCATAGTGTGGCTTTCCAGCGAGCTCATGTTCTTTGCTGGGCTGTTCGCGTTCTACTTCACGGCGCGAGCGCAGGCCGGCGGGAACTGGCCACCGCCGCCGACCGAGCTGAATCTGTACCAGGCCGTGCCGGTGACGCTGGTGTTGATCGCGTCGTCGTTCACCTGCCAGATGGGCGTCTTCGCGGCCGAACGCGGCGACGTCTTCGGTCTGCGGCGCTGGTATGTGATCACCTTCCTGATGGGGCTGTTCTTCATCTGTGGCCAGGCATATGAGTACGTGCATCTGGTGACGCACGGGACGACCATCCCCAGCAGCGCCTACGGCAGCGTGTTCTATCTGGCCACCGGTTTCCACGGCCTGCACGTCACCGGCGGTCTGATCGCGTTCATCTTCCTGCTGGTCCGCACCACGATGAGCAAGTTCACCCCGGCGCAGGCCACCGCCAGCATCGTGGTCTCGTACTACTGGCACTTCGTCGACATCGTGTGGATTGCGCTGTTCGCCGTCATCTATTTCATCCGTTAAGACTCGCCCCGAACGAAGCCCCGAACCAGGAAACGACAGGAGTGCTCAGTTGAAAAGACTGGGGTTCACCCGATCCGGTGGCAGCAAGAGTGGTCGTTCCCGGCGGCGTCTGCACCGCCGGCTGTCCGGCGGACTGTTGCTGCTGATCGCTCTGACCATCGCCGGTGGATTGGCAGCCGTGCTGACTCCGACGCCGCAGGTCGCGGTCGCCGACGAATCCGGCTCGGCGTTGTTGCGGACCGGCAAGCAGCTGTTCGACACGTCATGCGTGTCGTGCCACGGCGCCAACCTGCAGGGTGTGCCCGACCACGGGCCCAGCCTGATCGGCGTCGGCGAGGCCGCCGTCTACTTCCAGGTGTCCACCGGCCGGATGCCCGCCATGCGCGGTGAGGCTCAGGCGCCGCGTAAAGAGCCCATCTTCGACGAGGCGCAGATCGACGCGATCGGCGCTTACGTGCAGGCCAACGGTGGCGGCCCCACCGTGGTGCGCAACCCCGACGGCAGCCTTGCGATGCAGTCGCTGCGCGGCAGCGACCTGGGCCGCGGCGGCGACCTGTTCCGGCTCAACTGCGCCTCGTGCCACAACTTCACCGGTAAGGGCGGCGCGCTGTCGTCTGGCAAATATGCACCCGACCTCGGTGAGGCCAACGAGCAGCAGATCCTCACCGCGATGCTGACCGGTCCGCAGAACATGCCGAAGTTCGCCGACCGTCAGCTCTCCTTCGAATCGAAGAAGGACATCATCGCCTATGTGCGGACCGCCGCCGAGGAACGCTCCCCGGGCGGCTACGGGCTAGGTGGATTCGGGCCCGCGCCCGAGGGCATGGCGATGTGGATCATCGGCATGGTCTCGGCCATCGGGTTGGCATTGTGGATTGGGGCGCGTTCATGAGCGACGAGTCTGAAGTGGCACAAACCGCGAAGACCGGTTCGGACACCGACACCAGCACGCACGCGGGCGAGAAGGAGCCGGACGACGCGGCGCTGGCCGCGATGTCCCGCGAGGAACTGCTGGCGCTGGGCAGCAAGATCGACGGCGTCCAGATCGTCTACAAGGAGCCGCGCTGGCCCGTCGAAGGCACCAAGGCCGAGAAGCGTGCCGCGCGCGGAGTTGCCGGCTGGCTGTTGCTGGGCGGCTTCTTCGGGCTGGCGTTGCTGCTCGTATTCCTGTTCTGGCCGTGGGAATACAAACCCACCGGCAGCTCGGGGAACTTCCTGTACTCGTTGGCCACCCCGCTGTACGGCTTCACCTTCGGGATGTCGATCCTGTCGATCGCCATCGGTGCGG harbors:
- the trpD gene encoding anthranilate phosphoribosyltransferase, whose protein sequence is MGDVAGSFEAYSSAAPSWPRVLGRLTDRQHLRRGEAAWAMNQIMTGAAQPAQIAAFAVAMKMKGPTSDEVSELAGVMLDHARPMPEGAIPDDAVDVVGTGGDGVNTVNLSTMASIVVAAAGVPVVKHGNRAASSLSGGADTLEALGVRIDLEPDEVARSLVEVGIGFCFAPQFHPSYRHASVARREIGIPTVFNLLGPLTNPARPRAGLIGCAFADLAEVMAGVFAARRSSVLVVHGDDGLDELTTTTTSTIWRVQAGTVDKLTFDPAGFGFARAELDELRGGDAVANAAEVRAVLAGAPGPVRDAVVLNAAGALVAHAGLSSRAEWLPAWEDGLQRAAAAIDSGAAEHLLARWVRFGQQI
- the ctaE gene encoding aa3-type cytochrome oxidase subunit III translates to MTSAVGTSGTAITSRVHSLNRPNMVSVGTIVWLSSELMFFAGLFAFYFTARAQAGGNWPPPPTELNLYQAVPVTLVLIASSFTCQMGVFAAERGDVFGLRRWYVITFLMGLFFICGQAYEYVHLVTHGTTIPSSAYGSVFYLATGFHGLHVTGGLIAFIFLLVRTTMSKFTPAQATASIVVSYYWHFVDIVWIALFAVIYFIR
- the qcrC gene encoding cytochrome bc1 complex diheme cytochrome c subunit produces the protein MKRLGFTRSGGSKSGRSRRRLHRRLSGGLLLLIALTIAGGLAAVLTPTPQVAVADESGSALLRTGKQLFDTSCVSCHGANLQGVPDHGPSLIGVGEAAVYFQVSTGRMPAMRGEAQAPRKEPIFDEAQIDAIGAYVQANGGGPTVVRNPDGSLAMQSLRGSDLGRGGDLFRLNCASCHNFTGKGGALSSGKYAPDLGEANEQQILTAMLTGPQNMPKFADRQLSFESKKDIIAYVRTAAEERSPGGYGLGGFGPAPEGMAMWIIGMVSAIGLALWIGARS